A DNA window from Helianthus annuus cultivar XRQ/B chromosome 15, HanXRQr2.0-SUNRISE, whole genome shotgun sequence contains the following coding sequences:
- the LOC110913618 gene encoding uncharacterized protein LOC110913618 — translation MSVSQSQTSTITTSNSNPFQNVMNLMPIKLDETNYLNWKHQITLILKTLGLLQHLNINCDPPESEEARTAWDKSDAYVSAFISANLTSSLIHLARDSSRSAELWQKLEELFTQQVFANQNYIQTQFHYLKQGDKSVIHFCDEAKSLFDQLIALGDPITEQSLILQILNGLHSDFRMFVTNIENSDSKPTFSQLRAKLLTFESCLKQSQVLHSVPIAAMAAMTVQPPPPHTLIPLLK, via the coding sequence ATGTCAGTTTCTCAATCTCAAACTTCAACAATTACTACATCAAATTCGAATCCATTTCAGAATGTTATGAATCTAATGCCGATCAAACTTGATGAAACAAATTACCTGAACTGGAAGCATCAAATAACTCTGATTTTGAAGACATTAGGTCTTCTTCAACACCTTAATATCAATTGTGATCCACCGGAATCTGAGGAAGCTAGAACTGCTTGGGACAAATCAGATGCATATGTATCAGCTTTCATCTCTGCAAACTTGACTTCATCGCTGATTCATTTGGCTCGTGATTCTTCTAGATCTGCAGAGTTATGGCAAAAACTTGAAGAGTTGTTTACACAACAGGTATTCGCTAAtcaaaattacattcaaactcaGTTTCATTATTTAAAACAAGGAGATAAATCAGTGATTCATTTTTGCGATGAGGCAAAAAGTTTATTTGATCAGTTGATTGCTCTAGGTGATCCAATCACAGAGCAAAGTTTGATATTACAAATCCTAAATGGTTTACACTCAGATTTTCGAATGTTTGTCACAAATATTGAAAATTCAGATTCAAAACCAACATTCTCTCAACTCAGAGCAAAATTGCTGACCTTTGAATCTTGTCTAAAACAAAGTCAAGTCTTACACTCTGTTCCAATAGCTGCCATGGCAGCCATGACTGTACAACCACCTCCACCACACACACTGATTCCTCTTCTCAAATGA